The Salvelinus sp. IW2-2015 linkage group LG32, ASM291031v2, whole genome shotgun sequence genome includes the window TGTCGCAGACATCATGTGAAAACCCCCTGGACCCTGCCTGAACTCCACTGAAAACATAAATCTCTCTCCGCATCTTGTTGTCAGGCAGAGACCATAGTCTACTGGAGAGCAGCCTGTCAATCATCCCAGTGATATTACTAACAGACAAGTCTGTCTAAACATTACCTCTGAAATAGTGTCTGGGTTGTCACTTTGTTGCTTTCTAATAATGTCATTTTTATGGTGTATACTAACCTTCACACTACACTAAccctatcccactgggcacaaactggttgaatgaacgttgtttcaacgtcattTGTAAACGTATGGTGATGTGGAATCTATGTGGAacatacattggatttgaaaaaagtgatcaacataaactgttttgagggtgaaatttcaaccacaggattgtcATCAGTGTAACCAAATTACAAATCTATTATCAACATAGATAAAGTTTGTATAAAATATGTAGAATGTGGacctttaaaacaatgtcagatcttcaacgttatatccaccatcagaagaaaacaaaactataggctgggcagcacctcctactggagaattgatctatGTACATCTACCCTTTGGTCtaccatccagggttttaaccagctctgcttagctttgatatttgtcactgactactaccaatgtgcgaCCATTATAATGATCGTTCAGAGAACTCCACTTAagaactaaatagattcactgttgctatggaAGTTATTcaaaagggtaggtttaacagagcaaattaaatgtcaccatactttatcactcatTTGTCATCAGTGATGCTATTTAAGACTATATAGCATTTGAATTATCaacaggtacactacatgaccaaaagtatgtggacacctgctcgttgaacatctcattccaaaatgatagcctccactcttctgggaagactttccactagatgttggaacattgctgtggggacttMcttccattcagccacaagagcattagtgaggtcgggcactgatgttgggcgattaggcctggctcacagtcggcgttcaaatcgaatcaaatcatattttattggtcacatacacatggttagcagatgttaatgcgagtgcagcaaAATGGCTGAGCAGCACAGGCAAGATGTAATAGATGGTATacgatacagtatatacatatgagattagtaatgtaagatatgtacacattgttaaagtggcattatttaaagtgacgagtgatcaatttattaaagtggccaatgatttgagtctgtatgtaggcagcagcctctctgagttagtgattgctgtttaacagtctgatggccttgagatagaagctgtttttcagtctctcggtcccagctttgatgcacctgtactgaccttgccttctggatgatagcggggtgaacaggcagtggctcgggtggttgttgtccttgattatcttaggaacattcctgtgacatcgggtgctgtaggtgtcctggagggcaggaagtttgcccccggtgatgcgttgtgcagaccgcacRaccctctggagagccttgcagttgWGGGCGMtgcagttgccgtaccaggcggtgatacagcccgacaggatgctatcAATTggacatctgtaaaagtttgtcaggtttttaggtgacaagccaaatttattcagcctcctgaggttgaagaggtggtgttgtgccttcttcaccacgctatctgtgtgggtggaccatttcagtttgtctgtgatgtgtacgccgaggaacataaaactttccatcttttccactactgtcccgtcgatgtggatagggggggtgctccctctgctgtttcctgaagtccatgataatctcctttgttttgttgacgttgagtgagaggttgttttcctgacaccacactccgagtgccctgacctcatccctgtaggctgtctcgtcgttgttggtaatcaagcctataactgttgtgtcgtctgcaaacttgatgattgagttgaagatGTGCGCGGACACGCAGWcatgggtgaacagagagtacaggagggggctgagcacgcacccttgtggggccccagtgttgaggatcagcgaagtggagatgttgtttcccactttcaccacctgggagcggcccgtcagaaagtccaggaccaaattgcacagggcgaggttgagccccagggcctcaagcttaatgatcttggaggttactatggtgttgaatgcagagctctagtcaatgaacagcattcttacataggtattcctcttgttccacctgtctttgtgcttgtctccacccccctccaggtgtcgcccatcttccccataatcccctgtgtacttatacctgtgttttctgtttgtctgttgccagttcgtcttgtttgtcaagcttaccagcgtttgtcctgtcagtTACTggcttttcccagcctctcttttttccgccctcctggtttttgacccttgccagTCCTGACCCTGAACCAAGCCCGCCTGactactctgcctgcccctgagcctgtctaccgtcctgtacctttgcctctgttgctgtcataaacattgttacttcgacacagtctgcatctgggtcttacctttatCCTGATAGGCAGAATGAAATGGACAGAGAAATGTTTCTTGGGCTAACGGTAGAGGTACAAATGCACCTGCTGACTGGTGTACAGGGTTGATCAGGAAGTCTAAGTCAGAGTTCTATCTGAAAGCAGTCACCCTAACAACCCTACCAAGTTCTGGAAACGAATCAAATCAGGTTCTCTGGCCACACTGTCCTTATAGTGGTGGATTCTAATGAAGTGAAGGATAAATCTGATATTGTGGGGGTCTTTAACAAGCACTTCATATCTGCTGGTTCAGTTTTTGTATGATGGTGGAGCACATTCCTCTGGTGTAAGTTGTTACAGTGCGCTCTAATACAGGCCCTCGTGTGAACGTTTAActttgagcctgtttcttatGCAGAGGCCTATAGACTGTAAAAAGTATTGCATCCCTACCTCTTAAAGACACCAGCTGGTATTATTGCTGAGCCTCGCACTTTTCAACTTAGGTCTCTTGACCAATTCTATACCCAAAATGTGGCAATCAGCTCATGTCCTCCGGCTTCTAAAGGGTGGAGGCCTTCAGATGAGAATAACTACGGTCCTATCTCCAagctccctatcctggccaaagtctgaGTCCCTAGTGAACTCACAGCTAAAGAAATTCCTACTTGAAAAGAACATCCTGAGTATGGTCAATTCCAATTTAATTTGAAATTCCAATGAAATGATTGAATTCCCTCAGATAGGCTGTCTGAACAGTGACAGTATCAGCCTAGAAGCCTGAGCGGAATTAAAATGTTAATTGTCATTTGTGGAAGTGTTGGGGATCATATTAAACTGGGAGTAGGTCAATTCCAAGAATTCTAACATTGGAATTGAGAGGAATTGAATTATCTCTGAATTCAAATACTGACCTGGAACTTGAATTGAATGAAATGGAATTGACAGGAGGAGGGAATTGAATTAGTGGAGTTAACCCCTAACCTGAAGGCATAGTACCATAACTGTAGCTACGGCAGTGGCAGTGGCAAGTTACATCATAAACYCACTTGAAAAACATTGTGCTGCATTGTTTGTTGATTTTAAAAAGGTTGGTCTCAGACTAGTCTTGAARgcacaaaaaaaactaaagtcATGACCTTAACCAGAGCTTGCGCTCTGCCATAGAAGGTTAGCATTTTCACATCTGGGGAAACATCCATTGAAAATGTGTCACCCTACAAATGCCTAGGTATATGGTCGGTCAATAAGCTGTCCTACAAAGTTCATATGGATAATCTTGTGAAGTTTAAACTGAAATTGGGTTTTGATTTTTGTATTAAGGCTTGCTTTCCATTTGaggctagaaagaagcttgtttaAGTCACTTTTCTTTCTGTAGTTGATTATGGTGACTTATTGTACATGCATGCAGCATCTTCTGTGTTAGAGAGAATGGACTcagtttatcatgcatccttgcgcttTGTTACTAATGTCATGTCGCTCACCCACCATTGCTCCTTGTATCAAGTGGTGGGCTGGACCGCGCTTTACATGCTCAGACCGCTAAATTTGTATGCGTTCATGTACAAAGGTCTTCTGGGTAAACTCCCCCACTARCTCTGTAGCCTGTTCTCCTTCACCACTAGCAGTTACCAGACACGGTCTACTAGGTGGTTgatacttaaagtccccagggcCGCTACAGagttaggcaagactgccttccactattgtgcaccagaggcatggaatagtctaaAATGTATTGCTCATCTAGATGTACTAGTGTCCCTCAGGGAGTTTCAAACTCTATGCAAAACTCTGTTCAGGAGGAGTGGAAACGTCTCCTGTAGTCTTGTGTTGTATTGTTTAAAATGCTGCAATGTATTGCCTACtactgccttcttggccagggaCCGGTTTCCAAAAAGCATCTTAGGCTAAATTCATTATAAGAACCTACGTAGGAGCatctgtcacgctggtataaaggattttggagacaggcgcaggaatacacaatagtggtttttaatacacccataacaaacacatatacaaaacactgggctgtacccaaacaaaagagcgaggtaaaCCTCGTTGAACGCCAcgggacgatacccgtaatacacaatatatatatagcaRgcagcataacagctgcaccaacacATAGGTACTCgcaccaccaacggacatggaaACAATAACCYacaaagacagagggaacagagggcaKYtatataacatactaatcaggggaaatgggaaccaggtgtgtgtaatcagacaagacagtccggggttgatgataatgaatcccgttcagtgaagcctagaaagccggtgacgtagacctccYgaactggtgaacagaatgagcagcagtaccggggggatccgtgacagcatcgttaaatctctgaattgtttcccaaaaccattgttaCTAAGGATGCACTTGAAAACCCTCGTTATTTACAAACTGGCTCAGACCActtgtagaacagctaagtgtgtAGTTAGATCATTTTTTGTCCTTCCGCTATAAATAGATTCAAtatgtttatctgtctctctgtgactgccgataacttcagaacgaaGACTATAGTATAgttaacaaatacaaaaaatgRGAAGGATAAAAAGATGCTTAAAAAGATAAATACAGTCTAGGCTACATCTGGcctatacactcagtggccagttttttAGGTACACACATCTAGTACTGGCATGGAAACACTGCTCAATTGGTATCACGGGACCTagcgtgtgccaggaaaacacacctccgccaccagcctgtaccgttggcaccaggcaggatggggcaatgggctcatgctgcttatgccaaaccACAACAGGAACRGGGTTTTGTCGGACTAGGGTGAtgcttttccactcctcaattgtccagtgttgYTGATCGCGTGCCAACTGGAGCWgcttcttcttgtttttagctgataggagtYGAACacggtgtggtcatctgctgcaatagcccttCCATGACAAGGGCCAATGAGTTGTGCaatccgagatgccgttctgcacaggTTGTACTGCAAAGTTATTTGCCagtttgtggcccacctgttagcttggACGATTCTTACTATTTTCTTTCGACCTcatatcaacaagctgttttcYCCCACAGGYctgccgctgactggatgttttttgtttgtcgctccattctcggtaaaccatagacactgtcgtgtgtgaaaagcccaggatgcCGGCTGTTTCTGAGARACTggaaccggcgcgcctggcaccgacgattataccatgctcaaagtcacttaggtgAGAACCATTgtcgtgaatggggtggtgtagaAGGGATCCAacttttgtcaaattaatgtcCGATTTTACTTTATGTAGCAGGTTGGGATGATTATCTCAACAGGTTaagataattaggttaaggttaggatgcCAAGTAGTTATTTGAAATCAAATATTTAAATACAGTAAGAAATTGTTAGTTTGACAAAAAAACCTAAGCCAACATTTGTGGGTTACATCTTTTGTCCAACGGAAAATAATTGCAAAAAAGGCAGATTACcttttttagggttagggttagggatatcaaaaataaaatatacctTTTACGTTAATTTTACAAAAGCTGAGTCATTCTAGCCACGACCCTAATAAACTGGAACCTAAGTATATCTTTCAAWCATATTGAAATTCATTTCATGTTCATACAATTGAGTTCCATTTTgctaattgtaggctactgtacaatttgtttgcctcaatatattttcatgatgtgtaacaacatgtgcgcaatgatgtgccaaatccaCAATTTAGTGCATTTTTATATtataagcattagaataagccgcctcaatatttgcagccatataGGTAATAACATAGCCTACGGCGCGCTCAGTGAAAGTTCTCCCTACGTGGTTGGGAAACGCATGTGGGTTGAAGgcaaatatctcaaggatgaggAGGATGCCAAGTACAGACACAGAGAGCATCACCACAGCGGCTGTCCTGGACATCTCAACCACACCAGTATGGGTCTGAGGCACATCAACATTATCGTGGTCTAGATCATCTCTCGGTGGTTGTCAGGTGTAGCTAGTCTTTGCTGTGTTTGCCCAGTTAACCATGCGCTCCAAAACACCTTTTCGGCAACATTTAGGAGCTTTTTCAGACTCATTGTGGTTGACTGGCAGCCATTGCCCTCAACCGATattcaaaaaatacattccattccaTGCATGAGCCATATCAGttagcatcatttgaatgaacatRctacattaccatggcaatccagcATCAGTTGATCGAACATTCCAAATGACCATGAAAATATCACACTACCAGGTCAGCGAATGTGCGCGTgcactgtccatggttctgaagtTGGATCTCTGTTGTTGTGAGTTGAGAGGaagtctccctccctcacctaaCCCGAGTGCATCATGCAAAAACCATATAGGACTAGCTCCATCGACATAAAACTGCATACTTTCAAATACCCCTTTATGAAATAACTAGTCTATGTTGAGGCTATAATATTTTTAGGGGATATTTCATCACCGGTTAGAAACAGGCTTTGTTAAGACATGCTATGTGTATGATGAAGTGTGTGTAAACTGCTTTCAATTAAAAGAGGTACTCTCTGTATTCTAAAATAACATGTCAGCATTACATTTGTTAACGATCTATGAAGCATACAGTGTGACTAACCTGTAAACAAACCATCAATGGAGAATGTGCGCAAACATGCATTGATGTAAACTGCACAAAAGAGCAGGTAAGGATTTCCTGTGAGACCCTCGTGTTCCCAGAGGCAATGACAAGAAATAGCAACCAAGGAGCCTGGTTACAGGAAGGAAATATACTGCACAAGAGGAGATAAGCAttatagtttaaaaaaagagGCTATGCCAATAACTGTAGCCTACCCATTATGCGCAATTGCGCGAGAACGCTATCATAATTCTCAGATTAAATAATATGAACCTATGGCATATGCATAAATATCATCACATTTGAATACGTTTTTAAGTCTACAAATGTGTTCACTATTGAAAATATTATGcaccaaataaaatgtttatttcccCGTTAGGCTCCAGTAGctgtgtcatgacttccgccgaagtcggtccctctccttgttcgggcggcgttcggcggtcgacgtcaccggcttcttctagccatcgccgatccacttttcattttccatttgttttgtctttgtcttacacacctggtttcaaatccccaattacttgttcattaatttaaccctctgttcccccatgtttgtttgtgagtaatgtTTTATTGTATTGCGGGCCGTATTTGTGGCTTGTATTATACGACGTTAATTATTGAGTAAATTATATTATTGAGTAAAATTGCTTTAATTACTCATATCTGCtatcctgcgcctgactcatctcaccagctacacacagacgcattACAAGCTGTATCTCTGTGAACATGACTTTCTGCTCTCTTCACTGCACATTGCTGTATATCTCGCCTGTTGATGTCACCCTTACTCCTCTAGCATTCGGAgtcccccagcacacacacagacacacagaccacacaccacacacacacacacacacacacacacacacaacacacacacacacacacacacacacacacacacacacacacacacacacacaccagagcagagagatacacacacacattttgtgacTCCACTGACAAAAACACATGTGAGCGTAGTGTGAGCGTAGTGTGAGCGTAGTGTGAGCGAGTGTGAGCGTAGTGTGAGCGTAGTGTGAGCGGAGTTGTGAGCGTAGTGTTGAGCGTAGTGTGAGCGGAGTGTGAGCGTAGTGTGAGCGTAGTGTGAGCGGAGTGTGAGCGTAGTGTGAGCGTAGTGTGAGCGGTAGTGTGAGCGTAGTGTGAGCGGAGTGTGAGCGTAGTGTGAGCGTAGTGTGAGTTTGATTCAACTCATGAATTATACTGATGTCATGTTTCCCTTTCTATTTGAATGACTTTGTCACAGCTCTAAACTGTAAGTCCATTAACATTACAATACATCCTAATTGGCACCCCAAAATTACTCATTATGCAATCAACTGTTTCATCAACAAGAAGCTTAAAATAAAGAGCTCCGACATTTTTTATCTCCCGTCGAACCTTTTCTAAAGATACTGTCccgtaaaacaaatgttttgtctcAATTATGCACTTCCACACATTTTCGGGCAATACTCTGGCATTCATGTAGCTTCATGGCTCCACGGTGGTTCTACACTGGCATGGAGACTCCATTGGTTGGTGGATAGTGGTGTTCAGTCTGGATGGACTTGGTAGGTTGGTGGATAGTGGTGGTTCAGTCTGGATGGACTTGGTAGGTGTGTGGTTAGTCTGGATGGGCTTGTAGTGTGGTGGATAGTTGTGGTTTTAGTCTGGATTGGACTGTGGTAGGTTGTGGTGGATAGCGTGGTTTAGTCTGGATATTGTGGTGGTTAGTCTGGAGGacttggtagtgtggtggatATGGTGGTTTAGTCTGGATGGACTTGGTAGGTGTGTGGGATAGTGTGGTTTAGTCTGGATGGACTGTAGGTGTGTGGTTCTCTGATGGATTGGTAGGTGGTGGGATAGTGGTGGTTTAGTCTGGAGGACTTGGTAGGTGAGTGGTGGTTAGTCTGGAATGGACTTGGTAGGTGTGTGGTAGGGGTTTAGTCTGGATGGacttggtagtgtggtggatAGTGGTGGTTTAGTCTGGATGGACTTGGTAGGTGTGTGGTGGTTTAGTTGGATGGacttggtagtgtggtggatATGGTGGTTTAGTCTGGATGGACTTGGTAGGTGTGGTGGATAGTGGTGGTTTAGTCTGGATGGACTTGGTAGGTGTGGTGGATAGTGGTGGTTTAGTCTGGATGACTTGGTAGGTTGGTGGATAGTGGTGGTTTAGTCTGGATGGACTTGGTAGGTGTGGTGGATAGTGGTGTTTAGTCTGGATGGACTTGTAGGTGTGGTGGATAGTGGTGTTTTTAGTCTGGATGGACTTGGTAGTGTGGTGGGATAGTGTGTGTTTAGTCTGGATGGACTTGGTAGGTGTGGTGGATAGTGGGTTTTAGTCTGGATGGACTTGGTAGGGTGGTGGATGTGTTTAGTCTGGATGGACTTGGttaggtgtggtggtgtggtcagTTCTGGATGGACTTGGTAGGTGTGGTGGATAGTGGTGGTTTAGTCTGGATGGACTTGGTAGTGTGGGGATAGTGTGGTTTAGTCTGGATGGACTTGGTAGGCGATACTGTCCTTAGTGTGTCCAATTCTACAGAAACATCATGGATGAGGTCTTCAGACATCTTCAGTTGACTCTGCAGTCCCATGTTCTGTAAACAGTTGAAGCCAAGTACCCCAAGGTTGAGGAGGCTGTCCTGGACATCTGAACCCCARCAGTATGGGTCTGAGGCACATCAACATTAATGTCATCATGGTCCAGATCATCTCGATGGTTGTCAGGCGTAACTTATAAACCATCAATGGAGAATGTGCGCAAAAGTGCATTGGTGTAATTTGTAAACCTCSTTTACCCGATGCCGCTGAAGCTATGATGTATACGGGAAAAGACTTGCGTGACTCATTTTATAGGCACTTCCGACTTCTGTGCGCAGACAGACGCACAAAGGAGCAGGTAATGATTTCCTGTGAGAATCTCGTGTCCCCCAGAGCCAATATAAAGCACCAGGAAGGAAATATACTACATACGAGGAGAGAAACATAACAACGTCAAGCATATAGATACAAAACACACGGCTATTTCAATAACTGTAGCCTAGCCATTGTGTGCATTTGGGCGAGTAAACTATTATAATTCTCAGAATAAATATAACTAACCTATGGCATATGTGTAAATATCATCACATTTGAATACGTTTTTAAGTCTACAAATGTGTTCACTATTGAAAATATTATGcaccaaataaaatgtttatttcccCGTTGCTCCAGTAGCTGTATCTCTGTGAACATGACTTTCTGCTCCCTTCACTGCACATTGCTATATATCTCGCCTGTTGATGTCACCCTTACTCCTCTAGCATTCGGAGTCCCccagcgcgcgcacacacacacacacacacacacacacccggatGGATGACTTCACCGTTCCGCCTGGGTTTCCTTTATGATCCCGGGATCTCCCACTTTCTTCATCAGACTTCATCGAGCAACACAGGCGTACAGACcgctcttcctctgctctcctctcgaaCAGCGACACAACAGCCTGCAAACACCCCATCTCAACCCGGACTCTGCACCTTCAACCTTCACAGGCTGGCTAGGCACGAAGAAGTCAATTAGTGATTTTCCAAACGGATTTTCACTGGAAAGCTCGACAAGTCTAATTACCAAGCCAAGGATTTCTGGGCTACGTCGACTATAGCTGCCGactttaaatcgtttttttttgcgCTGTTGATCCGTCCGTCTCAGCCGTGCAATAATGTCCGAGGTACTGCCGTACAGCGAGGGGAAGATGAGCGGCTATGGAGACAGCGAGGCCAGTCAGGTGTCCTTTAGCTGCGGACTACAGGACACCAATTCGTTCTTCGGTGCGTCGCAAGCGAAAAGACCCCCAAAGCTGGGACAGATCGGCAGAGCCAAGAGAGGTAAGATCTGCTTATTGGAATGGATTGTTGAATAGAGGTTTTGTTTTGGTGAACAAAAACAAAGGCTTGGCCACCCAGGCATGTTTGGGTGATCTTTAACTCTAACCTAGCCTACTTGTTATACAACACGGACATGCAACAGATATGCATTTGACCTCTAAATTATGAGGCAAACGTTTATTTTTTGATATAACAAAGGACAGTAGCTGACCACAATGCGCCCCGTTGATAGTGACGAATGAGAATAATAGACTACCAATGTGATATCAAAATGTACTTGGCTAAATGTCTACATTAGTTACGCTCTCTGTCATTTTAAAGGGCACGTTTCCCTATTGCATGTAGTGGAAATTGCAAGTGCTGACAGCGTCTAGTGCGCGCGCTTTGCTTTGCGCCATTATGGACAAACCATTGTTTCAAGCACCAAAGTCAGGGGTTTGGTACAACGACATTTCCCTTTGTGTTGCACCAGTCCCCAAAACCTTTGCAATTAGCCTACTCGATTTGTTGGCTGTAAAACATATTTATGAAACAGTTAGGCCATTAGACTATGACATGACAAGTGATGagtccctgataaaataaaggtttcaACATGTGTAAtacataaatcaaataaaacataatKAAATCAAATATGAACATGTTGCATCTCCCCTCCGCAGTGGTCATCGAAGACGACAGAATAGACGACGTTCTAAAGGGGATGGCAGACAAGTCGTCACCAGGCGTTTAAAGATGAACAATGCCTTGCAGACTTTTTATTTTGATCACCGATTTGAAGCACTTGTCGGCTGTGCATGTTCGAGGATTGTAGGAGAAACGATGGCACGAAGCGAAGACAAGGGGAAGGAAAGGGATGGAAAGATGTGAAGATTGGACGASAAAGCAGAGGAAGAGTTTGAGGAAGAGTCCGGAAAAGACCGAGATTTATCATGTGGTTGCTGACAATTTGATGAAACCCGATTTTAACTTCTGCTGCGCAGCGTGATGTTGAGATGGCGGATCCTGGCTCCGTGTCTCAACCTCAGCTGACTTCTCTGATGGATGAACTTGCCATAACTTCACGACCATCTTCCAAAAGCGCCGTAAgcaacaacaaactagaactgGTGGCAGAATTTCATTTAAAGCTCTGTTTCTATAGTTGTACCCAGTAGACTGCCTATGCTCGAAGACCATATTACCCTTGCAGGCTTTGCATTGTTGATAACAATCGGCGACATTGCATTCAAGGGAGCTGTACTTTTCAGCATTGGTCGAACGTAGAATGCATTCCTCTCCGATTGCTGCTAAAGCTTTTTAATACAGACCAACCAAACACTGAAGTCCAGTAACTAGAATATATccattgtgtgtaaaaaaaatatatatataccgaGGATGGTGCAATGTTAATATTTTATTTCGTAG containing:
- the LOC111957253 gene encoding calcium/calmodulin-dependent protein kinase II inhibitor 2-like, producing MSEVLPYSEGKMSGYGDSEASQVSFSCGLQDTNSFFGASQAKRPPKLGQIGRAKRVVIEDDRIDDVLKGMADKSSPGV